The following proteins are encoded in a genomic region of Spirosoma sp. SC4-14:
- a CDS encoding KUP/HAK/KT family potassium transporter produces MEDKKHLDTVTAAGLLVAMGIIYGDIGTSPLYTLRAIIGAENQIRADVVRGALSCVFWTLTLQTTVKYVILILRADNRGEGGIFALYALVRRHARWLTLPAIIGGSALLADGIITPPISVSSAVEGLRLLYPTITEELIIKIVIAILTILFLIQAFGTSVVGTAFGPIMLVWFVMLGTLGMVQIAHSPGILAALNPYYAWWLLSEYPGGFWLLGSVFLCTTGAEALYSDMGHCGRSNIRVSWVFVKTCLILNYFGQGAWLVSKEGQILSDRIPFYEVMPPWFLTIGIVIATAATIIASQALISGSFTLISEAIRLNFWPKVRLRYPSVQKGQLYVPSVNLLLWAGCVGVVLYFRESSNMEAAYGLAITLTMLMTTLLMSYYLYTKKYQAWGVVLFLSVYLGIEGSFLIANLIKFPHGGWVSLLIGSAIAGVMYIWLQAFQIKLRLTEYVRIDHYIQAIKELSRDISIPKYATHLVFMSNAARQSEIESKIIYSIFQKRPKRADIYWFVHVDTTDDPYTMEYKVNTIAPDDAYKVTFKLGFRVEQRINLFFRKVIEDMVKNKEVDITSRYESLRGQNVIGDFRFVVLEKFLSFENELPFRERFIMNLYFNIKGFTTSEDRWFGLDSSSVKIEKVPLVIRPVENVKLKRITS; encoded by the coding sequence ATGGAAGATAAAAAGCATTTAGATACTGTTACGGCGGCCGGATTGCTGGTTGCTATGGGGATTATCTACGGCGATATTGGTACGTCGCCCCTGTATACACTCAGGGCCATTATTGGTGCTGAGAATCAGATACGGGCCGATGTTGTTCGGGGAGCCCTTTCCTGTGTATTCTGGACACTGACTCTACAAACTACCGTCAAATACGTTATTCTGATCCTACGGGCCGATAACCGGGGTGAGGGTGGGATTTTTGCCCTCTATGCACTCGTTCGGCGCCATGCCCGCTGGTTAACCCTGCCAGCCATTATTGGCGGTTCGGCATTGCTGGCCGATGGAATCATTACGCCACCGATTTCGGTTTCGTCGGCTGTAGAAGGCCTTCGCCTGTTGTATCCAACCATCACAGAAGAGCTGATCATCAAGATTGTTATTGCCATTCTAACAATCCTGTTCCTGATTCAGGCGTTCGGGACAAGCGTGGTTGGCACCGCTTTCGGGCCCATCATGCTGGTTTGGTTTGTTATGCTCGGCACGCTGGGAATGGTGCAGATTGCTCATTCGCCGGGAATTCTGGCTGCGCTTAACCCGTACTATGCCTGGTGGCTACTTTCCGAATATCCGGGTGGTTTCTGGTTGTTGGGCTCCGTTTTTCTCTGTACAACTGGAGCCGAAGCCCTTTATTCCGACATGGGGCACTGCGGGCGGTCTAACATTCGGGTGAGCTGGGTTTTCGTAAAAACCTGTCTTATCCTAAATTATTTCGGGCAGGGGGCATGGCTGGTAAGCAAGGAAGGGCAAATCCTGAGCGATCGGATTCCGTTCTATGAAGTAATGCCGCCCTGGTTTCTGACGATCGGTATTGTAATTGCAACGGCGGCTACCATTATTGCGAGTCAGGCCCTGATTAGTGGCTCCTTTACGTTGATTAGTGAAGCCATTCGCCTTAATTTCTGGCCAAAAGTTCGATTGCGTTATCCGAGTGTGCAAAAAGGGCAGCTCTATGTACCCAGCGTAAATCTGTTGCTCTGGGCGGGTTGCGTGGGCGTTGTATTGTATTTTCGCGAATCGTCGAACATGGAAGCGGCCTATGGCCTGGCCATTACGCTAACCATGCTGATGACAACGTTATTGATGTCTTATTATCTCTACACTAAAAAATATCAGGCTTGGGGTGTCGTACTTTTCCTTTCGGTTTATCTGGGCATAGAAGGCTCATTTTTGATTGCTAACCTAATCAAATTTCCCCACGGTGGCTGGGTATCGCTGCTGATCGGTTCAGCCATTGCCGGTGTCATGTATATCTGGTTGCAGGCCTTCCAGATCAAACTTCGTTTGACGGAGTATGTCCGTATCGATCATTACATCCAGGCCATTAAAGAACTGAGCCGCGACATTAGTATTCCCAAATACGCCACGCACCTGGTCTTTATGAGCAATGCGGCCCGGCAGTCGGAAATCGAATCAAAAATCATTTATTCCATCTTTCAGAAACGCCCCAAACGGGCCGACATTTACTGGTTTGTCCATGTCGATACTACCGACGATCCGTACACGATGGAGTACAAGGTAAATACCATTGCGCCCGACGATGCCTATAAGGTGACGTTTAAGCTGGGGTTCCGGGTCGAGCAGCGGATTAACCTGTTTTTTCGGAAAGTAATCGAAGACATGGTGAAAAATAAAGAAGTGGATATAACCAGCCGCTACGAATCGCTGCGGGGCCAGAATGTGATTGGTGATTTCCGTTTCGTTGTGCTCGAAAAATTTCTGTCGTTCGAAAACGAATTGCCGTTCCGTGAGCGGTTTATCATGAACCTCTATTTCAATATCAAAGGCTTCACTACCTCCGAAGACCGCTGGTTTGGGTTGGATAGTAGCTCGGTCAAAATTGAAAAAGTGCCACTCGTTATCCGACCCGTGGAAAAT
- a CDS encoding DUF2064 domain-containing protein translates to MCTQRVQTAVLLFSLPAPLAASHKRLANGNSQKHKLKRSRTLWTYMHQLALAKTQAAQLPCIQSAAILSEAELNAPFGEQLQKAIYRTLHLGYKQLIIIGNDCPGLTIGDLRNAANELANGKLPIGGDQRGGVFLFGIDDRFLRDAPPELFAKLPWQTPLLGKTLTAFLKRFFGELYQLSAVRTDWNNPADLGSGIDKNGAFSWLTAHILAIISRYLLVVSIPVLPFFSYRIAHFYGLRAPPL, encoded by the coding sequence ATGTGCACCCAACGCGTTCAAACGGCCGTTCTGCTCTTTTCGCTACCAGCTCCTCTGGCTGCCTCTCACAAAAGGCTTGCCAATGGTAATTCTCAAAAGCATAAGTTGAAGCGCAGCCGGACGTTATGGACATACATGCACCAACTGGCTCTTGCCAAAACGCAGGCCGCACAACTCCCCTGCATTCAGTCGGCAGCTATTTTAAGTGAGGCAGAGCTAAACGCACCTTTTGGCGAGCAACTCCAAAAAGCCATCTATCGAACATTACACCTTGGCTATAAGCAACTTATCATTATCGGAAACGATTGCCCAGGGCTAACGATCGGCGATTTGCGCAACGCAGCCAACGAGCTGGCCAATGGGAAGCTACCCATTGGCGGTGACCAACGTGGAGGTGTTTTTTTATTCGGAATCGACGATCGGTTTCTGCGGGATGCTCCACCCGAATTATTTGCGAAACTTCCGTGGCAAACCCCTTTGCTGGGAAAAACACTGACAGCCTTTCTGAAGCGTTTTTTTGGCGAACTATACCAACTGTCCGCCGTTAGAACCGACTGGAACAACCCGGCTGACCTTGGGTCTGGAATTGATAAAAACGGCGCTTTCAGCTGGCTAACGGCGCACATTCTGGCTATCATCAGCCGCTATTTGCTAGTTGTTTCTATCCCCGTTCTCCCTTTTTTTTCTTATCGTATAGCCCACTTTTATGGGTTGCGAGCCCCTCCGCTTTAG
- a CDS encoding TonB-dependent receptor, whose translation MRNFSLFWLLMSLPLTAFAQTADLDVTVRELTRQEAVKGQMVYLENPSIGFAMSAQTDANGKVLFRSLSLNGTYRVYTKETDRYAESDATGIVLRANFRRSVTLLLPGKREINLTEVNVKSTSASRINTTNAEVSSEMDIKKVEELPVEGRDITRMLYRLPNVSQATGFFAEAPNVSINGANSLYNNYLIDGMDNNERFLGGQKFAIPVGFTRNVTVLTNNYSVEFGNTGNGVINITSKSGSNETTGEVFLLSRPGAVIDAQTSYPLRDLSGNQVKDGFARYQGGFGIGGALVKNKTFYYLNVEHTTDVKDNLLNSTQLGINETVRGTNRFTYISGKLDQLWSTRFKSSLRVNVGRVAIGRQAGGLTGGIAFPSAANAQDRNSLLIASRNTYTTNRFASETNVQYSSFRWNYARAENPNSPDVTVLDPMGQAIAYLGHPGYLFDSHENTVQVQQKFSFYRGNHTIRAGAEIISARHRLFGGGNPNGSYTVQLTANQLAALRERNLGSSLSPTDIPSDARVLGYSVELRPASFGKTQTIYTAYVEDQITAGPRLNLTVGLRYDYDNLSKGGASSGDFNNLAPRGSFNYKLTGRSALRGGVGLFYDKILYTVYSDALQQNNTGADFKQQLQYFVQQGILPSSTNVNRVTFDGNQTVGPGYNSAGQAFGYLQGPSASSFAGQRNTFSGERRILNPNGYQNPYTVESTLGYQYQVSDKLLFYADVVYNESYNLFRTTNLNAPSAWDYNLSAQRSIARSTDAANLTRPVPIANGTATLNGQTLTGVAQSVVMTEDKGRSRYTALSLNLQKERGNDVYAYRLIYTLSRLYNNTEDVNFRAMDANNFTAEWGPSVNDRRHIINGIFNYYVGQRFTATLAALIQSGQPINRVPDGSKYVVVDQNLNPVLTASGQQITSSDLNGDGTAFGDTYNGSTDRQPGESRNSDRLPWSKVVDVSLQYYIPLSNASRRMEIRADVFNVLNTNNLSGYSNNATQSNQIQVGPKGSGIVQRNAGPPRQFQFGVRYLF comes from the coding sequence ATGAGAAATTTTTCTCTGTTCTGGCTCCTGATGAGCCTGCCATTAACGGCGTTTGCCCAAACGGCCGACCTCGACGTTACGGTTCGTGAATTAACTCGCCAGGAGGCTGTGAAAGGCCAAATGGTTTATCTGGAAAATCCGTCGATCGGTTTTGCGATGTCGGCGCAGACGGATGCCAACGGCAAGGTTCTTTTCCGATCATTATCCTTAAACGGAACGTATCGGGTATATACAAAAGAAACCGATCGATATGCCGAAAGTGATGCGACAGGCATTGTATTACGGGCCAATTTTCGGCGCAGTGTAACATTATTATTGCCCGGCAAACGCGAAATAAACCTCACGGAGGTGAACGTGAAAAGCACCAGTGCATCCCGAATCAATACAACCAACGCCGAAGTATCATCGGAAATGGACATTAAAAAAGTGGAGGAACTACCCGTTGAAGGCCGCGATATAACCCGGATGCTCTATCGGTTGCCCAATGTGAGTCAGGCAACGGGCTTTTTTGCCGAAGCCCCCAACGTGAGCATTAATGGTGCCAATAGTCTCTACAATAACTACCTGATCGACGGTATGGACAACAATGAGCGTTTTTTGGGCGGTCAGAAATTTGCGATACCGGTTGGTTTTACGCGCAACGTAACGGTGCTGACAAACAATTATTCGGTTGAGTTCGGGAATACGGGAAACGGAGTAATTAACATAACCAGCAAATCGGGCAGTAATGAAACCACCGGCGAAGTGTTTCTGCTATCGCGGCCAGGTGCCGTAATCGATGCCCAAACCAGCTATCCGCTGCGCGATTTATCGGGCAATCAGGTGAAAGATGGCTTTGCGCGGTATCAGGGTGGTTTTGGCATTGGTGGTGCATTGGTTAAGAATAAAACTTTTTATTACCTCAATGTTGAACATACGACCGATGTCAAAGACAATTTATTGAACTCAACCCAACTGGGGATAAACGAAACGGTTCGGGGAACAAACCGGTTTACGTATATCTCCGGCAAACTGGATCAGTTATGGAGCACCCGATTCAAATCGTCGCTTCGGGTCAATGTTGGGCGGGTTGCCATCGGGCGGCAGGCGGGCGGTCTGACGGGCGGCATCGCCTTTCCATCGGCGGCCAATGCGCAAGATCGAAATTCGTTACTGATTGCATCGCGGAACACGTATACGACCAATCGTTTTGCCTCCGAAACCAACGTTCAGTACAGTAGCTTCCGTTGGAATTATGCACGCGCCGAGAACCCTAACAGTCCCGACGTTACGGTTCTTGACCCAATGGGTCAGGCAATTGCTTATCTGGGACACCCTGGCTACTTGTTCGATTCGCACGAGAATACGGTTCAGGTTCAGCAGAAATTCTCATTCTATCGCGGCAATCACACAATTCGGGCTGGTGCCGAAATTATCAGTGCCCGTCACCGGCTCTTTGGGGGCGGCAATCCAAACGGCAGCTATACAGTTCAGTTAACGGCAAACCAGTTGGCTGCCCTCCGCGAACGAAATCTGGGCAGCAGTCTAAGCCCGACCGATATTCCATCGGATGCCCGCGTACTGGGCTATTCGGTTGAGCTACGACCTGCCTCGTTCGGCAAAACGCAAACCATTTACACGGCCTATGTCGAAGATCAGATTACGGCTGGGCCACGACTGAATCTGACCGTTGGACTTCGTTACGATTACGACAATCTATCGAAAGGAGGGGCCTCTTCGGGCGATTTTAACAACCTGGCTCCACGCGGAAGCTTTAACTATAAACTTACAGGACGTTCGGCATTGCGGGGCGGTGTGGGGCTCTTCTACGATAAAATCCTGTATACGGTTTATAGCGATGCGCTTCAGCAAAACAATACGGGTGCCGACTTCAAACAGCAACTGCAGTATTTTGTCCAGCAAGGTATTTTACCCAGCAGTACCAATGTCAACCGGGTAACGTTCGACGGTAATCAAACCGTTGGACCAGGCTATAACAGTGCCGGACAGGCATTTGGCTATTTGCAGGGACCGTCGGCCTCTTCATTTGCCGGTCAGCGGAATACGTTTAGTGGCGAACGCCGGATTTTGAATCCGAATGGCTATCAGAATCCTTATACCGTTGAATCGACACTAGGCTATCAGTATCAGGTAAGCGATAAGTTGCTGTTTTATGCCGATGTTGTTTATAACGAGTCCTACAATCTGTTTCGGACCACGAATCTGAATGCGCCATCGGCCTGGGATTATAACCTAAGTGCGCAGCGCAGTATTGCCCGCTCGACCGATGCTGCTAACCTGACCCGGCCAGTTCCCATTGCCAACGGTACCGCAACGCTGAACGGCCAGACACTGACGGGTGTAGCGCAAAGCGTGGTCATGACCGAAGACAAAGGACGTTCACGCTATACGGCTCTGAGCCTTAATTTGCAGAAAGAGCGGGGCAACGATGTATATGCTTACCGGCTGATTTACACGCTTTCCCGGCTGTATAACAACACTGAAGACGTGAATTTCCGGGCGATGGATGCAAATAACTTTACCGCCGAATGGGGTCCATCCGTTAATGATCGCCGACATATCATCAACGGAATTTTCAATTACTACGTAGGGCAGCGTTTTACGGCTACACTGGCAGCTCTGATTCAGAGTGGCCAACCCATCAATCGCGTTCCCGATGGCAGCAAGTATGTGGTGGTCGATCAGAATCTGAACCCCGTCTTAACCGCCAGCGGACAGCAGATTACGAGTAGCGATCTCAACGGCGACGGCACCGCCTTTGGCGATACATACAACGGCAGCACCGACCGCCAACCGGGCGAATCCCGCAACTCCGACCGTCTGCCCTGGTCGAAGGTCGTGGATGTCAGTCTGCAATACTACATTCCACTCAGCAACGCATCGCGACGAATGGAGATCCGGGCCGACGTCTTCAATGTACTGAACACAAACAACCTCAGTGGTTATTCCAATAATGCCACGCAAAGCAACCAGATTCAGGTTGGGCCAAAAGGCAGTGGCATTGTGCAGCGCAACGCAGGCCCACCGCGCCAGTTTCAGTTTGGTGTCCGGTATTTGTTTTAA